Below is a window of Gemmatimonadales bacterium DNA.
TTGTTCGTCCCGCGCTGGGTCTGCGCGGTCGAGGCCCCCGGCGTCGTTTGCAGATGCAGCGCCGCGCTGACCCCGGCGGTGATCGAATCCTGCGCCGCCGAAAAGTTGCCATCTGCCGGCAGCGTGTAGTTGTGCGACCACAACGCCGATTCGTCCGCCACATTCACCAGGTCGACCGTCACGGTGACGTGATCGGCGGTGCGGCGATATTCACCCTGAAGCACCACGGGTACCCGCAGTTGCGTCCCCACGTCATGAATCGGCTTCCCCTTCGCCGCCTCGGACGAAGTGCGCGCCTTGACGGTGAGCCCCGGAAGCGCCATCAGCGCGCTGCGCACATCGTTGGCGATCCCGTCGGCGAGATAATCGTACGCCGTATCGTGCCCGACGTTCTCGAACGGGAGGACAGCGATGGCCCGTGCAGCCGACGAACCACTGTGACCGGCGGCAAGGCGCCAGGCAGCAATTCCTGCGACGACAACAACGCCCGCGGCAATCGCCATCCACGGAATGCGCCGTGCAGCGGGGCGCACCGCCGGGGTCGGTCGCGTCTGCGTCGGCGTGATTCCGCTCGATGGCGTCCCGAACGGCTCGAGAGCGGCGTGCAGGTCGGCCGCGGTCTGCCACCGATCGGCGGGGCGCTTGGCGAGCGCTCGCATCACCACCGCTTCGAGCGGCGCCGGCACACCTGGCCGCCGCTTCCCAACTGGATCGGGCTCCTGCGTGACGTGCGCCGCCAGGACCTGCTGCGGCGTGGCGCCGACGAACGGTGGTTGGCCGGTGAGGAGCTCGTACGCCATCGCTCCAACGGCGTAGATGTCGCTGCGATGATCGATGTGCGGATCGGCCGCGGCCTGCTCCGGCGACATGTACGCCGGCGTTCCCACCGCGACGCCGAGGGTCGTGACGGTGTTCCGACCGGTTGCTTCGCTGATCGCCTTCGCCACGCCAAAATCGGCGACCAGCGCATGACGCCCGGAAAGCATCACGTTGTCCGGCTTGATGTCGCGATGCACCACACCGTGCTCGTGCGCGTGGCTCAGCGCGTCGACCACTTCGGTGATCAGCCGCACTGCTTCGTGCACCGGCAATTCGCCCTCGCGACCGATTCGCTCGCGCAGCGATTGGCCGGTGACGTAGGGCATGACGTAGTAGAGGAAGCCCTCGGCTTCGCCCGAATCGAGGAGCGGCAGGATGTTGGGGTGCTGCAGCTGGGCGGCGATCTCGATTTCGCGGAGGAAGCGCGCCGCGCCCATCGACGCCGCGAGATCCTCGCGGAGCACCTTGATCGCGACCTTGCGGCGGTGCTTGACGTCCTCGGCGAGGTACACGGTTGCCATCCCGCCCTGGCCGAGTTCCCGCTCGATCCGGTAGCGGTCGCCCAACGCGGCCTGGAGCCGGTCGAAGCTCACCCCGTCCACCCGATTGTCTCGCTAGCCGAAGCGGCCGTTTGGAGCGGGTCGAAACTCACAGATTTACACTGCTCACCACTGGGCGTCCTGACGGGCAAGTACGACACATCCGGCGCCCCCGGCGAGTGGGAGGAATGATCAGGCATTCGATGGAGTGCTGAGAGAGGCTTGAATCTGGTCCCGGCGGCGCCTCGGTGGAAGCCTGACGCTGGTCCTGATGCAAGACTTCCTCCGGTCGCCGGAGCGCTACTGTACCCGCCAGATGTCAAGGAAACCGGTGGTTTGGTGGCCGTTGGCGTTCCCTTCCGGGAGCGCGATCCGCCCGTCGACGATGATCGGCGAGTTCCAGTGACCGGGGCCACAGTCGAGCGTGGTCACCTCCCTCCCGGTGGCCGCGTCATAGACGCGGAGCCCGCCGTGCGGGTCGTAGATGAACGCCATTCCGTCAACGATCACGGGGCTCGTCCCGCCGTGCACGTTGTGCCATTCCGGGTGCAGTTGCGTTCCACGGACCGTCCACGCCGAGGTCG
It encodes the following:
- a CDS encoding protein kinase; protein product: MSFDRLQAALGDRYRIERELGQGGMATVYLAEDVKHRRKVAIKVLREDLAASMGAARFLREIEIAAQLQHPNILPLLDSGEAEGFLYYVMPYVTGQSLRERIGREGELPVHEAVRLITEVVDALSHAHEHGVVHRDIKPDNVMLSGRHALVADFGVAKAISEATGRNTVTTLGVAVGTPAYMSPEQAAADPHIDHRSDIYAVGAMAYELLTGQPPFVGATPQQVLAAHVTQEPDPVGKRRPGVPAPLEAVVMRALAKRPADRWQTAADLHAALEPFGTPSSGITPTQTRPTPAVRPAARRIPWMAIAAGVVVVAGIAAWRLAAGHSGSSAARAIAVLPFENVGHDTAYDYLADGIANDVRSALMALPGLTVKARTSSEAAKGKPIHDVGTQLRVPVVLQGEYRRTADHVTVTVDLVNVADESALWSHNYTLPADGNFSAAQDSITAGVSAALHLQTTPGASTAQTQRGTNNVDAYDLYLKGQYFFAKRGGENLRHSIDYYQRAIALDGNFAKAYAGLAMTLTVIPGYTQVSADSAISEAVRLSRRALAIDSTLVDGQLALAYALTGGARPADAEPEFTSVLARDPRNVTARQWHADNLAELGRMDDAIREGRMAVDLDPLSPVALNDLAYELISAGRFDEAIVAAHRAIELDPAYENINEYLGLAFAFTQKPDSAEAVFERLFRADSMSPGVRGYYVWRFALAGRWAEADQQLAAIERIEAGGSRDYDLVIANVALGNNSAALDALERSVRLNKFILANSTIGCDPTFASLRTELRLIAIVKQLGQTICPGTLKWPIPARRR